TACTGAAGTTGCGCGCCGGCAAGGGCATGGTCCTGGACCCCGACGACCACGACACCTGGTCGGCAGGCTCCTTCTTCACCAACCCGATCCTCACCCACACCCAGTTCGCGGAGTTTCACGCGCGCGTGAAGCACCACCTCGGCGAAGACGCCGTACCGCCCGCCTACCCCGCGGGCGACGGCCACACCAAGACCTCCGCGGCCTGGCTCATCGACAAGGCAGGCTTCACCAAGGGCTACGGCACCGGCCCCGCCCGCATCTCCACCAAGCACACCCTCGCCCTCACCAACCGGGGCGACGCCACCACCGAGGACCTCCTCACACTGGCCCGGGAGGTCGTGGCAGGCGTACGGGACACCTTCGGGATCACCCTGGTCAACGAGCCGGTGACGGTGGGCGTGCGCCTGTAGCCGACGGCGGAACGCCTCAGGAGGCCGGACCGCTGAGCCAGTCGTCCACTCCGGACAGCAGCTTGGTCTTCATGTCCTCCGGTGCCGCCGAAGCCCGTACCGACTGCCGGGCCAGTTCCGCGAGCTCCGCGTCCGAGAAGCCGTGATACTGCCGGGCGATGTCGTACTGCGCGGCCAGCCGGGACCCGAACAGCAGCGGGTCGTCCGCGCCCAGCGCCATCGGCACCCCCGCCTCGAACAGCGTCCGCAGCGGCACGTCCTCCGGCTTCTCGTACACGCCGAGGGCCACGTTCGACGCCGGACACACCTCGCACGTCACCCCGCGGTCCGCCAGCCGCTTCAGCAGCCGCGGGTTCTCGGCCGCCCGCACGCCGTGACCGATCCGGCTCGCGTCCAGGTCGTCGAGACAGTCCCGGACCGACGACGGCCCCGCCAGCTCACCGCCGTGCGGCACCGACAGCAGCCCGCCCTCACGCGCGATGTTGAAGGCCCGGTCGAAGTCCCGTGCCATGCCCCGACGTTCGTCGTTCGACAGCCCGAACCCGACCACGCCCTTGTCCGCGTACCGCACCGCGAGCCGGGCCAGTGTGCGCGCGTCCAGCGGATGCTTCATCCGGTTCGCGGCGACCAGCACCCGCATCCCGAGCCCGGTCTCGCGCGAGGTCGTCTCGACCGCGTCCAGGATGATCTCCAGCGCCGGGATCAGCCCGCCGAGCCGAGGGGCGTACGACGTCGGGTCGACCTGGATCTCCAGCCACCCCGAACCGTCGCGGACATCCTCCTCCGCGGCCTCCCGCACCAGCCGCCGGATGTCGTCGGGCTCCCTGAGACACGAGCGGGCCGCGTCGTACAGCCGCTGGAAACGGAACCAGCCCCGCTCGTCCGTGGCCCGCAGTTTCGGCGGTTCCCCGCTGGTCAGTGCTTCGGTCAGCGCCTCGGGCAGCCGCACCCCGTACTTGTCGGCCAGCTCCAGGACGGTGGCGGGCCGCATCGAACCGGTGAAGTGCAGGTGCAGATGGGCCTTCGGCAGCTCAGAGACATCACGTACACGTGGGGGGTTCGGGGGGTTCCCCCCTGAAGAGCTCAGCATTCCAGGATCCTGCCGTACGTCAGCGCCGTCCCGGTACCGCTTTCCCCTTTAGTGGTCTTGCTCGCACAAAAAAAGGGGCACCCCCTCACGGACGGGGTGCCCCTTTTCTCACGGAGACGTCAGTCCCGCGCCTCCGCCAGCAGCTTCTGGATCCGCGAGACACCCTCGACGAGATCCTCGTCACCGAGCGCGTACGAGAGCCGCAGATAGCCGGGCGTGCCGAAGGCCTCACCCGGGACGACCGCGACCTCGGACTCCTCCAGGATCAGCGCGGCCAGCTCGACCGTGTCCTGCGGGCGCTTGCCGCGGATCTCCTTGCCGAGCAGGGCCTTGACCGACGGGTAGGCGTAGAAGGCGCCCTCGGGCTCCGGGCAGAGCACGCCGTCGATCTCGTTGAGCATCCGCACGATCGTCTTGCGACGGCGGTCGAAGGCCGTACGCATCTCCGCCACCGCGTCGAGGTTGCCGGAGACCGCGGCGAGGGCCGCGACCTGGGCGACGTTCGACACGTTGGACGTGGCGTGCGACTGGAGGTTGGTCGCGGCCTTGACGACGTCCTTCGGACCGATGATCCAGCCCACCCGCCAGCCCGTCATGGCGTACGTCTTCGCGACGCCGTTGACGACGATGCACCTGTCGCGCAGCTCGGGCAGGAGCGCGGGCAGCGAGGTGAACTTCGCGTCGCCGTAGACGAGGTGCTCGTAGATCTCGTCGGTCAGCACCCACAGGCCGTGCTCGACGGCCCAGCGGCCGATCGCCTCGGCCTCGGCCTCGCTGTAGACGGCGCCGGTCGGGTTGGAGGGGGAGACGAAGAGGACGACCTTGGTGTTCTCCGTGCGGGCCGCCTCCAGCTGCTCCACGGTGACGCGGTAGCCGGTGGTCTCGTCCGCGACGACGTCGACCGGGACACCGCCGGCGAGACGGATGGACTCCGGGTACGTCGTCCAGTACGGCGCCGGGACGATGACCTCGTCGCCCGGGTCGAGGATCGCGGCGAAGGCCTCGTAGATCGCCTGCTTTCCGCCGTTGGTCACCAGGATCTGAGTCGTGTCGACCTCGTAGCCGGAGTCGCGCAGCGTCTTCGCGGCGATCGCGGACTTCAGCTCGGGCAGACCGCCGGCCGGGGTATAGCGGTGGTACTTCGGGTTCGAGCAGGCCTCGATCGCGGCCTGGACGATGTAGTCCGGGGTCGGGAAGTCCGGCTCACCGGCGCCGAAGCCGATCACCGGCCGTCCGGCGGCCTTGAGGGCCTTGGCCTTGGCGTCCACGGCGAGGGTGGCGGACTCGGAGATCGCGCCGACTCGGGCGGAGACCCGGCGCGCGGTGGGAGGGGTTGCAGCGCTCATGGGGCCCATCGTTCCAGACCGGAAACCTGCCCGGCACGCGGGTTTCACGGACTGAACAATGACTGAACAACCGTCCGGATTCGTCCCGCACGCTGGGCGATCTTGCGTCCCCAAGGCCCTTACGGGCGCTTTCTGTTCGACGAGGGCCCGTGGACCACGTACACTCTCACCTCGTTGGCCTTCAGCCGCCGCCCCAACCGGTGCACACCGAGCACCCGGTCGGATGCGGTACGTTGGGGGACGCACAAAGGGTCGTAGCTCAATTGGTAGAGCACCGGTCTCCAAAACCGGCGGTTGGGGGTTCAAGTCCCTCCGGCCCTGCTACACACACCATCGCCAGGATGTGTGCGCATGTACGTACAGCAATG
This is a stretch of genomic DNA from Streptomyces sp. NBC_00285. It encodes these proteins:
- a CDS encoding adenosine deaminase codes for the protein MLSSSGGNPPNPPRVRDVSELPKAHLHLHFTGSMRPATVLELADKYGVRLPEALTEALTSGEPPKLRATDERGWFRFQRLYDAARSCLREPDDIRRLVREAAEEDVRDGSGWLEIQVDPTSYAPRLGGLIPALEIILDAVETTSRETGLGMRVLVAANRMKHPLDARTLARLAVRYADKGVVGFGLSNDERRGMARDFDRAFNIAREGGLLSVPHGGELAGPSSVRDCLDDLDASRIGHGVRAAENPRLLKRLADRGVTCEVCPASNVALGVYEKPEDVPLRTLFEAGVPMALGADDPLLFGSRLAAQYDIARQYHGFSDAELAELARQSVRASAAPEDMKTKLLSGVDDWLSGPAS
- a CDS encoding pyridoxal phosphate-dependent aminotransferase; this translates as MSAATPPTARRVSARVGAISESATLAVDAKAKALKAAGRPVIGFGAGEPDFPTPDYIVQAAIEACSNPKYHRYTPAGGLPELKSAIAAKTLRDSGYEVDTTQILVTNGGKQAIYEAFAAILDPGDEVIVPAPYWTTYPESIRLAGGVPVDVVADETTGYRVTVEQLEAARTENTKVVLFVSPSNPTGAVYSEAEAEAIGRWAVEHGLWVLTDEIYEHLVYGDAKFTSLPALLPELRDRCIVVNGVAKTYAMTGWRVGWIIGPKDVVKAATNLQSHATSNVSNVAQVAALAAVSGNLDAVAEMRTAFDRRRKTIVRMLNEIDGVLCPEPEGAFYAYPSVKALLGKEIRGKRPQDTVELAALILEESEVAVVPGEAFGTPGYLRLSYALGDEDLVEGVSRIQKLLAEARD